A window of the Gossypium hirsutum isolate 1008001.06 chromosome A05, Gossypium_hirsutum_v2.1, whole genome shotgun sequence genome harbors these coding sequences:
- the LOC121228944 gene encoding photosystem II CP47 reaction center protein-like: MTLEAEASSLACIAYVLTRARASDFTVSLAVTRLPLVLPGYLGGLPHGIGALDFGATSTSLSVHSGQWFYFSIFRLEHPIFRDKDGRELFVRRMPTFFETFPVVLVDGDRIVRADVPFRKAESKYSVEQVSVTVEFYGGKLNGVSYSDPASVKKYARCAQLGEIFELDRATLKSDGVFRSSPRGWFTFGHASFALLFFFVHIWHGARTLFRDVFAGTDPNLDAQVEFGAFQKLRISVSVTVT, from the exons atgaCGTTAgaagcagaggcttcctctctagCGTGTATTGCATATGTTCTTACCAGGGCACGAGCCTCTGATTTTACAGTGTCTTTGGCCgtaactcgactgccactagtaCTTCCAGGATACctcggaggtctacctcatgGAATAGGAGCACTCGACTTCGGGGCTACTTCCACCTCTTTATCAGTTcactctgggca ATGGTTCTATTTCTCAATCTTTCGATTAGAGCACCCTATCTTTAGAG ataaAGATGGGCGTGAACTTTTTGTACGTCGTATGCCTACTTTTTTTGAAACATTTCCAGTTGTTTTGGTAGACGGAGATAGAATTGTTAGAGCAGATGTCCCTTTTAGAAAGGCAGAATCAAAGTATAGTGTCGAACAAGTAAGTGTAACTGTTGAGTTCTATGGTGGCAAACTCAATGGAGTGAGTTATAGTGATCCTGCTAGTGTCAAAAAATATGCTAGATGTGCTCAATTGGGTGAAATTTTTGAATTAGATCGTGCTACTTTGAAATCCGATGGTGTTTTTCGTAGTAGTCCGAGGGGTTGGTTTACTTTTGGGCATGCTTCGTTTGCCTTGCTTTTCTTCTTCGTACACATTTGGCATGGTGCTAGAACCCTATTCAGAGATGTTTTTGCCGGTACTGATCCAAATTTGGATGCTCAAGTGGAATTTGGAGCATTCCAAAAACTTAGGATTAGTGTATCGGTCACGGTAACATAA